The following are from one region of the Vitis riparia cultivar Riparia Gloire de Montpellier isolate 1030 chromosome 14, EGFV_Vit.rip_1.0, whole genome shotgun sequence genome:
- the LOC117930182 gene encoding uncharacterized protein LOC117930182 isoform X3, giving the protein MDQEVARFTFPELFSSLPKCVYSSSTSEDSQSPTDDEFPLFGFEFFDSAQIEKSLIKSIWRDDRAQFLTQSKRLFQNPENRESLEDDENRDSPELLDRSIVAKLLQWCCRFDSVDCATALLNGAVGMLPRINEMDENGRTALHTAAEAHAARCVELLLRKRARTDLKSKDGCSQLALELSLSSRRMDVLWNPDDAIEDLIVLLREKDLTAVKFLTEKTKDIAEVAYVTAMEGRVIALAALLVVAADKVNASILVLQSDGDLSSKEKTSIYECVVKEALSLGRTETSSSTTCKWKSEEVEKRALLLCEMELLQLFGAVAHNSCTERKVTSPLIRAAQAGDEAVINLLLKTSIEVDDTDAEGNSALQCSLKTSMASVAKQIRIVWLLLKHGARVSHRNKLGLNAIHIAAANGTSEALHLLLLEEPDGVNATTEMKETPLFFAVKNNYMDCAELLLRWGANSQVLNLRQRPIDLAKSQEMRFMLSPTNIGLRHRAFPMQRKFTTYFHNHEMISETCESLPNVTEEGTLPESSRTCSIAKTGICRYFESPGGCVRGAKCFYAHGEDELRRLKQGTRTQHSSTIEELKRKIFVGGLPSSLDTADSLAKIFEEQFGSVEEAIVMGDQMGDQIHSRGFGFVIFKHEKSASDAVQAHYITIMGKQVEIKSAVPKCILFAELQTLPPQQEDQEQGQIIQFQPQAATPYEKNTDDGEPRQMSWVDKLLQNPPNTCFSEPQILLNSTTPNQSMPKWVRIFKRWLPSFLNDVSKRLKEGEWYPLSSLKADFRATCGQELDHTSLGYPKLSDFMRSFPGLCRMKIVPVGGRGPATHMVLQPNHQQQTQLLPMRCFSPTPSPLDDYDDGGSFDLKSLGEFLPVSYDNAGSLGGSFEDGDSLHGTLEESPAHKDAKHGVHPWFLEFLKPDTLQGQPWFRNENAAAGDDYKSKELRQQKRHLVLEALAREKNNTSVFFLREFDFYENYKSSVAQGKCFACNRSEMFWANFPCKHLLWCGNCKIHAIQAASILEHKCVVCDAQVQNIGPLPWTEKYQQICDVPNNDFPPFDPNPIRMYAHSMPTFSHKFPAGRNVLCLVPDELIAVGVSLCITKIAGTSHPFQNSYWYSFFFFFK; this is encoded by the exons atggatcaG GAAGTGGCAAGGTTCACGTTCCCAGAGCTATTTAGCTCTCTTCCGAAATGCGTCTATTCTTCATCTACCAGTGAAGATTCACAATCACCAACCGACGATGAGTTTCCATTGTTTGGATTCGAATTTTTTGACTCTGCGCAAATAGAGAagagcctcatcaaatcaatctGGAGGGATGACAGAGCTCAGTTTCTAACTCAATCAAAGCGACTCTTTCAGAACCCTGAGAATCGAGAGAGCTTGGAAGACGACGAAAACAGAGACTCACCAGAACTACTGGACCGAAGCATTGTTGCAAAGCTTCTGCAGTGGTGTTGCAGGTTTGATTCAGTGGACTGCGCCACAGCTTTGCTAAATGGAGCGGTTGGAATGTTGCCTCGCATCAACGAAATGGATGAAAACGGACGAACGGCACTGCATACGGCGGCGGAGGCTCACGCGGCCAGATGCGTCGAGCTTCTCCTACGCAAACGCGCTCGTACGGACCTCAAGTCCAAGGACGGTTGCTCACAGCTTGCTCTGGAGCTGTCTCTGTCTAGCAGAAG GATGGATGTACTGTGGAATCCAGATGACGCCATTGAAGACTTGATCGTTCTGCTTCGTGAAAAG GACCTAACGGCGGTAAAATTTCTGACGGAGAAAACAAAAGATATCGCGGAAGTCGCTTACGTGACCGCCATGGAGGGGCGTGTGATTGCGTTAGCTGCTCTGCTAGTGGTTGCCGCAGACAAGGTTAACGCTTCGATACTGGTGTTGCAAAGCGACGGGGACTTGAGTTCCAAGGAGAAGACCAGCATTTACGAATGCGTGGTTAAAGAGGCCTTATCTCTGGGCCGGACGGAGACCTCATCGTCGACCACATGCAAATGGAAAAGCGAGGAAGTGGAGAAGAGGGCACTCCTGCTATGCGAGATGGAGCTGCTTCAGCTCTTCGGAGCTGTAGCTCACAACAGTTGTACGGAAAGGAAGGTGACGTCACCTCTCATTCGTGCAGCCCAG GCTGGAGATGAAGCTGTAATCAATTTACTTCTTAAGACGAGTATAGAAGTTGACGACACAGATGCAGAAGGAAACTCTGCTCTTCAATGTTCCCTTAAGACGTCCATGGCCTCAGTTGCTAAGCAGATAAG AATTGTATGGCTCCTTCTAAAGCATGGTGCTCGAGTGAGCCACAGAAATAAATTGGGGCTAAATGCAATCCATATTGCTGCCGCAAATGGTACTTCAGAGGCCCTCCAT TTGCTTCTACTGGAAGAGCCAGACGGTGTGAATGCAACAACTGAAATGAAAGAAACCCCACTATTTTTTGCAGTAAAGAACAATTATATGGACTGTGCTGAGCTTCTTTTGCGCTGGGGAGCAAATAGCCAAGTCCTCAACTTACG ACAAAGACCTATTGACTTGGCAAAGTCGCAAGAGATGCGGTTCATGCTAAGTCCAACCAATATTGGCCTTA GGCACCGAGCTTTCCCCATGCAACGGAAATTTACTACTTACTTCCATAACCATGAGATGATTTCAGAAACCTGTGAGTCACTCCCAAACGTGACAGAAGAAGGCACCCTTCCTGAGAG CTCTAGAACTTGCTCGATCGCAAAGACAGGAATCTGCAGATACTTTGAATCTCCAGGAGGTTGTGTGCGAGGGGCTAAGTGCTTCTATGCACATGGGGAAGATGAGCTTCGGCGGCTGAAGCAGGGAACAAGGACACAGCACTCAAGTACAATTGAGGAgcttaaaaggaaaatttttgtAGGAGGCCTGCCCTCTTCACTGGACACTG CAGACTCATTGGCTAAGATTTTTGAAGAACAATTTGGTTCAGTAGAAGAAGCCATAGTCATGGGTGATCAAATGGGCGACCAAATACACTCTCGAGGATTTGGTTTCGTCATCTTTAAACATGAGAAATCCGCCTCAGATGCTGTTCAAGCGCACTACATTACCATTATGGGCAAGCAAGTTGAGATAAAAAGTGCTGTTCCAAAATGCATATTATTTGCAGAGCTCCAAACACTACCACCTCAACAAGAAGATCAGGAACAAGGACAAATTATTCAGTTTCAGCCACAAGCAGCAACACCATATGAGAAGAATACTGATGATGGTGAACCTAGGCAGATGTCTTGGGTTGATAAATTACTCCAGAATCCGCCAAATACATGTTTCAGTGAACCTCAGATTCTTCTTAATTCTACAACTCCAAACCAAAGCATGCCTAAATGGGTCAGAATTTTCAAGAGGTGGCTTCCCAGCTTCTTAAATGATGTATCAAAGCGTCTTAAGGAGGGAGAGTGGTACCCCCTCTCTTCTCTAAAAGCTGATTTTAGGGCTACATGTGGCCAAGAACTGGATCACACCTCTCTGGGCTATCCCAAGCTTAGTGACTTCATGAGATCTTTCCCTGGCCTATGTCGCATGAAGATTGTCCCTGTAGGTGGACGAGGACCTGCCACTCACATGGTCCTCCAGCCTAACCATCAGCAACAGACCCAACTACTTCCAATGCGGTGTTTTTCTCCCACCCCTTCACCCCTTGATGACTATGATGATGGTGGTTCCTTTGATTTGAAGTCTCTTGGTGAATTTCTACCAGTTTCTTATGATAATGCTGGCTCCCTTGGTGGCAGCTTTGAGGATGGGGACTCACTCCATGGGACTCTTGAAGAGAGTCCTGCTCACAAGGATGCAAAACATGGTGTCCACCCATGGTTCTTGGAATTTTTAAAGCCAGATACACTCCAGGGTCAACCATGGTTTAGGAATGAAAATGCAGCTGCAGGAGATGATTATAAAAGCAAGGAGCTCAGGCAACAAAAAAGGCACCTGGTTCTAGAGGCCCTtgcaagagaaaaaaacaacacCTCTGTCTTCTTCTTGCGTGAGTTTGATTTTTATGAG AATTACAAGTCAAGTGTGGCTCAGGGAAAGTGCTTTGCATGCAATAGAAGTGAAATGTTCTGGGCTAATTTTCCGTGCAAACACTTGCTGTGGTGCGGCAACTGTAAGATACATGCTATTCAGGCAGCCAGCATTTTGGAGCACAAATGCGTGGTGTGTGATGCTCAAGTGCAGAATATTGGTCCACTCCCATGGACTGAGAAATATCAGCAAATCTGTGATGTCCCCAACAACGACTTCCCTCCTTTCGACCCTAACCCTATAAGAATGTACGCCCATTCCATGCCTACATTTTCCCACAAGT TCCCTGCAGGAAGAAATGTCCTTTGCTTAGTACCTGATGAACTAATTGCAGTCGGAGTTTCTCTATGCATAACTAAAATCGCAGGAACTTCTCACCCTTTCCAGAATTCATACTggtattccttttttttcttttttaagtga
- the LOC117930182 gene encoding uncharacterized protein LOC117930182 isoform X5: protein MDQEVARFTFPELFSSLPKCVYSSSTSEDSQSPTDDEFPLFGFEFFDSAQIEKSLIKSIWRDDRAQFLTQSKRLFQNPENRESLEDDENRDSPELLDRSIVAKLLQWCCRFDSVDCATALLNGAVGMLPRINEMDENGRTALHTAAEAHAARCVELLLRKRARTDLKSKDGCSQLALELSLSSRRMDVLWNPDDAIEDLIVLLREKDLTAVKFLTEKTKDIAEVAYVTAMEGRVIALAALLVVAADKVNASILVLQSDGDLSSKEKTSIYECVVKEALSLGRTETSSSTTCKWKSEEVEKRALLLCEMELLQLFGAVAHNSCTERKVTSPLIRAAQAGDEAVINLLLKTSIEVDDTDAEGNSALQCSLKTSMASVAKQIRIVWLLLKHGARVSHRNKLGLNAIHIAAANGTSEALHLLLLEEPDGVNATTEMKETPLFFAVKNNYMDCAELLLRWGANSQVLNLRRQRPIDLAKSQEMRFMLSPTNIGLRHRAFPMQRKFTTYFHNHEMISETCESLPNVTEEGTLPESSRTCSIAKTGICRYFESPGGCVRGAKCFYAHGEDELRRLKQGTRTQHSSTIEELKRKIFVGGLPSSLDTADSLAKIFEEQFGSVEEAIVMGDQMGDQIHSRGFGFVIFKHEKSASDAVQAHYITIMGKQVEIKSAVPKCILFAELQTLPPQQEDQEQGQIIQFQPQAATPYEKNTDDGEPRQMSWVDKLLQNPPNTCFSEPQILLNSTTPNQSMPKWVRIFKRWLPSFLNDVSKRLKEGEWYPLSSLKADFRATCGQELDHTSLGYPKLSDFMRSFPGLCRMKIVPVGGRGPATHMVLQPNHQQQTQLLPMRCFSPTPSPLDDYDDGGSFDLKSLGEFLPVSYDNAGSLGGSFEDGDSLHGTLEESPAHKDAKHGVHPWFLEFLKPDTLQGQPWFRNENAAAGDDYKSKELRQQKRHLVLEALAREKNNTSVFFLREFDFYENYKSSVAQGKCFACNRSEMFWANFPCKHLLWCGNCKIHAIQAASILEHKCVVCDAQVQNIGPLPWTEKYQQICDVPNNDFPPFDPNPIRIPCRKKCPLLST from the exons atggatcaG GAAGTGGCAAGGTTCACGTTCCCAGAGCTATTTAGCTCTCTTCCGAAATGCGTCTATTCTTCATCTACCAGTGAAGATTCACAATCACCAACCGACGATGAGTTTCCATTGTTTGGATTCGAATTTTTTGACTCTGCGCAAATAGAGAagagcctcatcaaatcaatctGGAGGGATGACAGAGCTCAGTTTCTAACTCAATCAAAGCGACTCTTTCAGAACCCTGAGAATCGAGAGAGCTTGGAAGACGACGAAAACAGAGACTCACCAGAACTACTGGACCGAAGCATTGTTGCAAAGCTTCTGCAGTGGTGTTGCAGGTTTGATTCAGTGGACTGCGCCACAGCTTTGCTAAATGGAGCGGTTGGAATGTTGCCTCGCATCAACGAAATGGATGAAAACGGACGAACGGCACTGCATACGGCGGCGGAGGCTCACGCGGCCAGATGCGTCGAGCTTCTCCTACGCAAACGCGCTCGTACGGACCTCAAGTCCAAGGACGGTTGCTCACAGCTTGCTCTGGAGCTGTCTCTGTCTAGCAGAAG GATGGATGTACTGTGGAATCCAGATGACGCCATTGAAGACTTGATCGTTCTGCTTCGTGAAAAG GACCTAACGGCGGTAAAATTTCTGACGGAGAAAACAAAAGATATCGCGGAAGTCGCTTACGTGACCGCCATGGAGGGGCGTGTGATTGCGTTAGCTGCTCTGCTAGTGGTTGCCGCAGACAAGGTTAACGCTTCGATACTGGTGTTGCAAAGCGACGGGGACTTGAGTTCCAAGGAGAAGACCAGCATTTACGAATGCGTGGTTAAAGAGGCCTTATCTCTGGGCCGGACGGAGACCTCATCGTCGACCACATGCAAATGGAAAAGCGAGGAAGTGGAGAAGAGGGCACTCCTGCTATGCGAGATGGAGCTGCTTCAGCTCTTCGGAGCTGTAGCTCACAACAGTTGTACGGAAAGGAAGGTGACGTCACCTCTCATTCGTGCAGCCCAG GCTGGAGATGAAGCTGTAATCAATTTACTTCTTAAGACGAGTATAGAAGTTGACGACACAGATGCAGAAGGAAACTCTGCTCTTCAATGTTCCCTTAAGACGTCCATGGCCTCAGTTGCTAAGCAGATAAG AATTGTATGGCTCCTTCTAAAGCATGGTGCTCGAGTGAGCCACAGAAATAAATTGGGGCTAAATGCAATCCATATTGCTGCCGCAAATGGTACTTCAGAGGCCCTCCAT TTGCTTCTACTGGAAGAGCCAGACGGTGTGAATGCAACAACTGAAATGAAAGAAACCCCACTATTTTTTGCAGTAAAGAACAATTATATGGACTGTGCTGAGCTTCTTTTGCGCTGGGGAGCAAATAGCCAAGTCCTCAACTTACG TAGACAAAGACCTATTGACTTGGCAAAGTCGCAAGAGATGCGGTTCATGCTAAGTCCAACCAATATTGGCCTTA GGCACCGAGCTTTCCCCATGCAACGGAAATTTACTACTTACTTCCATAACCATGAGATGATTTCAGAAACCTGTGAGTCACTCCCAAACGTGACAGAAGAAGGCACCCTTCCTGAGAG CTCTAGAACTTGCTCGATCGCAAAGACAGGAATCTGCAGATACTTTGAATCTCCAGGAGGTTGTGTGCGAGGGGCTAAGTGCTTCTATGCACATGGGGAAGATGAGCTTCGGCGGCTGAAGCAGGGAACAAGGACACAGCACTCAAGTACAATTGAGGAgcttaaaaggaaaatttttgtAGGAGGCCTGCCCTCTTCACTGGACACTG CAGACTCATTGGCTAAGATTTTTGAAGAACAATTTGGTTCAGTAGAAGAAGCCATAGTCATGGGTGATCAAATGGGCGACCAAATACACTCTCGAGGATTTGGTTTCGTCATCTTTAAACATGAGAAATCCGCCTCAGATGCTGTTCAAGCGCACTACATTACCATTATGGGCAAGCAAGTTGAGATAAAAAGTGCTGTTCCAAAATGCATATTATTTGCAGAGCTCCAAACACTACCACCTCAACAAGAAGATCAGGAACAAGGACAAATTATTCAGTTTCAGCCACAAGCAGCAACACCATATGAGAAGAATACTGATGATGGTGAACCTAGGCAGATGTCTTGGGTTGATAAATTACTCCAGAATCCGCCAAATACATGTTTCAGTGAACCTCAGATTCTTCTTAATTCTACAACTCCAAACCAAAGCATGCCTAAATGGGTCAGAATTTTCAAGAGGTGGCTTCCCAGCTTCTTAAATGATGTATCAAAGCGTCTTAAGGAGGGAGAGTGGTACCCCCTCTCTTCTCTAAAAGCTGATTTTAGGGCTACATGTGGCCAAGAACTGGATCACACCTCTCTGGGCTATCCCAAGCTTAGTGACTTCATGAGATCTTTCCCTGGCCTATGTCGCATGAAGATTGTCCCTGTAGGTGGACGAGGACCTGCCACTCACATGGTCCTCCAGCCTAACCATCAGCAACAGACCCAACTACTTCCAATGCGGTGTTTTTCTCCCACCCCTTCACCCCTTGATGACTATGATGATGGTGGTTCCTTTGATTTGAAGTCTCTTGGTGAATTTCTACCAGTTTCTTATGATAATGCTGGCTCCCTTGGTGGCAGCTTTGAGGATGGGGACTCACTCCATGGGACTCTTGAAGAGAGTCCTGCTCACAAGGATGCAAAACATGGTGTCCACCCATGGTTCTTGGAATTTTTAAAGCCAGATACACTCCAGGGTCAACCATGGTTTAGGAATGAAAATGCAGCTGCAGGAGATGATTATAAAAGCAAGGAGCTCAGGCAACAAAAAAGGCACCTGGTTCTAGAGGCCCTtgcaagagaaaaaaacaacacCTCTGTCTTCTTCTTGCGTGAGTTTGATTTTTATGAG AATTACAAGTCAAGTGTGGCTCAGGGAAAGTGCTTTGCATGCAATAGAAGTGAAATGTTCTGGGCTAATTTTCCGTGCAAACACTTGCTGTGGTGCGGCAACTGTAAGATACATGCTATTCAGGCAGCCAGCATTTTGGAGCACAAATGCGTGGTGTGTGATGCTCAAGTGCAGAATATTGGTCCACTCCCATGGACTGAGAAATATCAGCAAATCTGTGATGTCCCCAACAACGACTTCCCTCCTTTCGACCCTAACCCTATAAGAAT TCCCTGCAGGAAGAAATGTCCTTTGCTTAGTACCTGA
- the LOC117930182 gene encoding uncharacterized protein LOC117930182 isoform X6, with protein MDQEVARFTFPELFSSLPKCVYSSSTSEDSQSPTDDEFPLFGFEFFDSAQIEKSLIKSIWRDDRAQFLTQSKRLFQNPENRESLEDDENRDSPELLDRSIVAKLLQWCCRFDSVDCATALLNGAVGMLPRINEMDENGRTALHTAAEAHAARCVELLLRKRARTDLKSKDGCSQLALELSLSSRRMDVLWNPDDAIEDLIVLLREKDLTAVKFLTEKTKDIAEVAYVTAMEGRVIALAALLVVAADKVNASILVLQSDGDLSSKEKTSIYECVVKEALSLGRTETSSSTTCKWKSEEVEKRALLLCEMELLQLFGAVAHNSCTERKVTSPLIRAAQAGDEAVINLLLKTSIEVDDTDAEGNSALQCSLKTSMASVAKQIRIVWLLLKHGARVSHRNKLGLNAIHIAAANGTSEALHLLLLEEPDGVNATTEMKETPLFFAVKNNYMDCAELLLRWGANSQVLNLRRQRPIDLAKSQEMRFMLSPTNIGLRHRAFPMQRKFTTYFHNHEMISETCESLPNVTEEGTLPESSRTCSIAKTGICRYFESPGGCVRGAKCFYAHGEDELRRLKQGTRTQHSSTIEELKRKIFVGGLPSSLDTADSLAKIFEEQFGSVEEAIVMGDQMGDQIHSRGFGFVIFKHEKSASDAVQAHYITIMGKQVEIKSAVPKCILFAELQTLPPQQEDQEQGQIIQFQPQAATPYEKNTDDGEPRQMSWVDKLLQNPPNTCFSEPQILLNSTTPNQSMPKWVRIFKRWLPSFLNDVSKRLKEGEWYPLSSLKADFRATCGQELDHTSLGYPKLSDFMRSFPGLCRMKIVPVGGRGPATHMVLQPNHQQQTQLLPMRCFSPTPSPLDDYDDGGSFDLKSLGEFLPVSYDNAGSLGGSFEDGDSLHGTLEESPAHKDAKHGVHPWFLEFLKPDTLQGQPWFRNENAAAGDDYKSKELRQQKRHLVLEALAREKNNTSVFFLREFDFYECCRITSQVWLRESALHAIEVKCSGLIFRANTCCGAATVRYMLFRQPAFWSTNAWCVMLKCRILVHSHGLRNISKSVMSPTTTSLLSTLTL; from the exons atggatcaG GAAGTGGCAAGGTTCACGTTCCCAGAGCTATTTAGCTCTCTTCCGAAATGCGTCTATTCTTCATCTACCAGTGAAGATTCACAATCACCAACCGACGATGAGTTTCCATTGTTTGGATTCGAATTTTTTGACTCTGCGCAAATAGAGAagagcctcatcaaatcaatctGGAGGGATGACAGAGCTCAGTTTCTAACTCAATCAAAGCGACTCTTTCAGAACCCTGAGAATCGAGAGAGCTTGGAAGACGACGAAAACAGAGACTCACCAGAACTACTGGACCGAAGCATTGTTGCAAAGCTTCTGCAGTGGTGTTGCAGGTTTGATTCAGTGGACTGCGCCACAGCTTTGCTAAATGGAGCGGTTGGAATGTTGCCTCGCATCAACGAAATGGATGAAAACGGACGAACGGCACTGCATACGGCGGCGGAGGCTCACGCGGCCAGATGCGTCGAGCTTCTCCTACGCAAACGCGCTCGTACGGACCTCAAGTCCAAGGACGGTTGCTCACAGCTTGCTCTGGAGCTGTCTCTGTCTAGCAGAAG GATGGATGTACTGTGGAATCCAGATGACGCCATTGAAGACTTGATCGTTCTGCTTCGTGAAAAG GACCTAACGGCGGTAAAATTTCTGACGGAGAAAACAAAAGATATCGCGGAAGTCGCTTACGTGACCGCCATGGAGGGGCGTGTGATTGCGTTAGCTGCTCTGCTAGTGGTTGCCGCAGACAAGGTTAACGCTTCGATACTGGTGTTGCAAAGCGACGGGGACTTGAGTTCCAAGGAGAAGACCAGCATTTACGAATGCGTGGTTAAAGAGGCCTTATCTCTGGGCCGGACGGAGACCTCATCGTCGACCACATGCAAATGGAAAAGCGAGGAAGTGGAGAAGAGGGCACTCCTGCTATGCGAGATGGAGCTGCTTCAGCTCTTCGGAGCTGTAGCTCACAACAGTTGTACGGAAAGGAAGGTGACGTCACCTCTCATTCGTGCAGCCCAG GCTGGAGATGAAGCTGTAATCAATTTACTTCTTAAGACGAGTATAGAAGTTGACGACACAGATGCAGAAGGAAACTCTGCTCTTCAATGTTCCCTTAAGACGTCCATGGCCTCAGTTGCTAAGCAGATAAG AATTGTATGGCTCCTTCTAAAGCATGGTGCTCGAGTGAGCCACAGAAATAAATTGGGGCTAAATGCAATCCATATTGCTGCCGCAAATGGTACTTCAGAGGCCCTCCAT TTGCTTCTACTGGAAGAGCCAGACGGTGTGAATGCAACAACTGAAATGAAAGAAACCCCACTATTTTTTGCAGTAAAGAACAATTATATGGACTGTGCTGAGCTTCTTTTGCGCTGGGGAGCAAATAGCCAAGTCCTCAACTTACG TAGACAAAGACCTATTGACTTGGCAAAGTCGCAAGAGATGCGGTTCATGCTAAGTCCAACCAATATTGGCCTTA GGCACCGAGCTTTCCCCATGCAACGGAAATTTACTACTTACTTCCATAACCATGAGATGATTTCAGAAACCTGTGAGTCACTCCCAAACGTGACAGAAGAAGGCACCCTTCCTGAGAG CTCTAGAACTTGCTCGATCGCAAAGACAGGAATCTGCAGATACTTTGAATCTCCAGGAGGTTGTGTGCGAGGGGCTAAGTGCTTCTATGCACATGGGGAAGATGAGCTTCGGCGGCTGAAGCAGGGAACAAGGACACAGCACTCAAGTACAATTGAGGAgcttaaaaggaaaatttttgtAGGAGGCCTGCCCTCTTCACTGGACACTG CAGACTCATTGGCTAAGATTTTTGAAGAACAATTTGGTTCAGTAGAAGAAGCCATAGTCATGGGTGATCAAATGGGCGACCAAATACACTCTCGAGGATTTGGTTTCGTCATCTTTAAACATGAGAAATCCGCCTCAGATGCTGTTCAAGCGCACTACATTACCATTATGGGCAAGCAAGTTGAGATAAAAAGTGCTGTTCCAAAATGCATATTATTTGCAGAGCTCCAAACACTACCACCTCAACAAGAAGATCAGGAACAAGGACAAATTATTCAGTTTCAGCCACAAGCAGCAACACCATATGAGAAGAATACTGATGATGGTGAACCTAGGCAGATGTCTTGGGTTGATAAATTACTCCAGAATCCGCCAAATACATGTTTCAGTGAACCTCAGATTCTTCTTAATTCTACAACTCCAAACCAAAGCATGCCTAAATGGGTCAGAATTTTCAAGAGGTGGCTTCCCAGCTTCTTAAATGATGTATCAAAGCGTCTTAAGGAGGGAGAGTGGTACCCCCTCTCTTCTCTAAAAGCTGATTTTAGGGCTACATGTGGCCAAGAACTGGATCACACCTCTCTGGGCTATCCCAAGCTTAGTGACTTCATGAGATCTTTCCCTGGCCTATGTCGCATGAAGATTGTCCCTGTAGGTGGACGAGGACCTGCCACTCACATGGTCCTCCAGCCTAACCATCAGCAACAGACCCAACTACTTCCAATGCGGTGTTTTTCTCCCACCCCTTCACCCCTTGATGACTATGATGATGGTGGTTCCTTTGATTTGAAGTCTCTTGGTGAATTTCTACCAGTTTCTTATGATAATGCTGGCTCCCTTGGTGGCAGCTTTGAGGATGGGGACTCACTCCATGGGACTCTTGAAGAGAGTCCTGCTCACAAGGATGCAAAACATGGTGTCCACCCATGGTTCTTGGAATTTTTAAAGCCAGATACACTCCAGGGTCAACCATGGTTTAGGAATGAAAATGCAGCTGCAGGAGATGATTATAAAAGCAAGGAGCTCAGGCAACAAAAAAGGCACCTGGTTCTAGAGGCCCTtgcaagagaaaaaaacaacacCTCTGTCTTCTTCTTGCGTGAGTTTGATTTTTATGAG TGCTGCAGAATTACAAGTCAAGTGTGGCTCAGGGAAAGTGCTTTGCATGCAATAGAAGTGAAATGTTCTGGGCTAATTTTCCGTGCAAACACTTGCTGTGGTGCGGCAACTGTAAGATACATGCTATTCAGGCAGCCAGCATTTTGGAGCACAAATGCGTGGTGTGTGATGCTCAAGTGCAGAATATTGGTCCACTCCCATGGACTGAGAAATATCAGCAAATCTGTGATGTCCCCAACAACGACTTCCCTCCTTTCGACCCTAACCCTATAA